One segment of Neoarius graeffei isolate fNeoGra1 chromosome 20, fNeoGra1.pri, whole genome shotgun sequence DNA contains the following:
- the LOC132868603 gene encoding large ribosomal subunit protein uL3-like isoform X4, translating into MKKYCSVIRVIVHSQMHLLALRQKKAHIMEVQLNGGTIAEKVDWVREKLEQPVPVSSVFCQSEMIDVIGVTKGHGVKGVTSRWHTKKLPRKTHKGLRKVACIGAWHPARVGFTVARAGQKGYHHRTELNKKIYRIGKGVHIHEGKVVCNNASTSYDTTQKSITPLGGFPHYGEVNNDFVMVKGCVVGTKKRVLTLRKSLLVQTTRKTKETIDLKFIDTTSKFGHGRFQTAQEKFAFMGPQKKHLLRKASEPAEKTI; encoded by the exons ATGAAGAAATACTGCTCTGTGATCAGGGTCATTGTCCATTCTCAG atgcaTTTGCTTGCACTGAGGCAGAAGAAGGCCCACATCATGGAGGTGCAGCTGAATGGAGGCACTATAGCTGAGAAGGTGGACTGGGTGAGGGAGAAGCTGGAGCAGCCCGTGCCTGTGTCTTCTGTCTTCTGCCAGAGTGAAATGATCGATGTGATTGGGGTCACCAAGGGCCATGGCGTAAAGG gtgtgacgagTCGCTGGCACACCAAAAAGCTGCCCAGAAAAACCCATAAAGGTCTCCGGAAGGTGGCATGCATTGGAGCCTGGCATCCGGCCCGTGTAGGCTTCACTGTTGCCCGTGCAGGTCAGAAGGGCTACCACCACCGTAcagagctaaacaaaaag ATCTACCGTATCGGAAAAGGGGTTCATATCCATGAAGGCAAAGTGGTGTGTAACAATGCCTCCACTAGCTATGACACAACTCAGAAGAGCATCACTCCACTG GGAGGCTTTCCTCATTATGGAGAGGTGAACAATGACTTTGTGATGGTGAAAGGCTGCGTGGTTGGCACAAAGAAACGAGTGCTTACTCTCAGAAAG TCCCTGCTTGTGCAAACCACACGCAAGACCAAGGAAACTATAGACCTCAAGTTTATTGACACCACCTCCAAATTTGGTCACGGCCGCTTCCAAACAGCTCAGGAGAAGTTTGCCTTCATG GGCCCTCAGAAGAAACACCTGCTGAGAAAAGCATCTGAACCTGCTGAGAAGACTATATGA